A genomic window from Silene latifolia isolate original U9 population chromosome Y, ASM4854445v1, whole genome shotgun sequence includes:
- the LOC141630428 gene encoding uncharacterized protein LOC141630428, which translates to MALASKNKDSFVVGTSIKPPKTDKKHSQWVRCDFMVRQWILNSFVPSIKDSIKYVNSAKELWSELLERYGQASALEVYQLKKELEGVAQDNSSLVDYYGKMKNLWETLDGLDPLPLFSCGKIDQCTCSLLKKIIDRENTAKLIQFLMGLNGGYDTVRSQILSMDPLPSINKSLGFLQNIERQKQITESVNTISEASAYASFKVPDQKKPAMNADKYYDHCERKGHTRATCIPLPFTVITIFVSIHSRLLNCSVIKGFPNDKGKGKSKTTNFQSGNAGPSKKVANAADVLGFDSPLDDEVLISASVGCSANTSHTWSSSGISTDVLNGIINFVVDQVLQRISDQQPGLFSSQFAGIIPSYVSAIHKSYLLNDWIIDTGESDHMTYNLNILTDVADLLKPIQVGLPDGSVKLVNKTGTVRITDRIKLLNVFYIPDFQQNLMSVSKLIDHNACSVVFNSTNCVFPDHSSKNVIAKGQRVADLYRFHDHKQSVIIDKISNLVTKVLESKLQSVTNKSTYSIAAAVSFTLMHNRLGHLSVNKLKFVPGMKSVIKQDFNCDICILAKHHRLPFSVCNKIAAA; encoded by the coding sequence ATGGCCTTAGCCTCTAAGAATAAAGATTCTTTTGTTGTTGGAACATCCATTAAACCACCTAAAACTGATAAGAAGCATAGTCAGTGGGTTCGCTGTGATTTTATGGTTAGACAATGGATCTTAAATTCTTTTGTTCCTTCTATCAAGGATAGCATAAAATATGTTAATTCTGCAAAAGAATTATGGTCAGAGTTGCTTGAGAGGTACGGACAGGCTAGTGCATTAGAGGTTTACCAATTGAAGAAGGAGTTAGAGGGAGTAGCACAGGATAACTCATCCTTAGTAGATTATTATGGGAAAATGAAGAATCTCTGGGAGACTTTGGATGGATTGGATCCTTTACCACTTTTCTCTTGTGGGAAAATTGATCAGTGCACATGCTCTTTGCTCAAAAAGATCATTGACAGAGAAAATACAGCAAAGCTCATACAATTTTTAATGGGTTTAAATGGGGGATATGATACTGTTAGGTCTCAAATCTTGTCTATGGATCCTTTACCCAGTATCAACAAATCCCTCGGTTTCTTGCAAAATATTGAAAGACAGAAACAGATCACTGAATCTGTTAATACAATCTCTGAAGCAAGTGCATATGCAAGTTTTAAAGTTCCAGATCAGAAGAAGCCTGCTATGAATGCTGACAAATATTATGATCACTGTGAAAGGAAGGGGCATACAAGGGCCACTTGTATACCCCTTCCTTTCACAGTGATCACAATATTTGTCAGCATTCATAGCAGGCTTCTTAATTGCTCTGTGATTAAAGGTTTTCCAAATGACAAGGGAAAAGGAAAGAGCAAGACTACTAATTTTCAATCTGGGAATGCTGGTCCTTCCAAGAAAGTTGCTAATGCAGCTGATGTTCTTGGGTTTGATTCACCTCTAGATGATGAAGTGCTGATATCTGCTTCTGTTGGGTGTTCAGCAAATACATCTCATACTTGGTCCTCTTCTGGCATTTCTACAGATGTCTTAAATGGAATTATCAATTTTGTTGTTGATCAGGTCCTTCAAAGGATTTCTGATCAGCAACCTGGCCTTTTTTCCTCGCAATTTGCAGGTATAATTCCTTCATACGTTTCTGCTATTCATAAGTCATATTTGCTAAATGATTGGATTATAGACACAGGAGAATCAGATCATATGACCTATAACTTAAACATTTTGACAGATGTTGCTGATCTTTTAAAACCCATTCAGGTTGGCTTACCTGATGGTTCAGTTAAGTTAGTAAATAAGACAGGGACAGTAAGAATAACAGATAGAATTAAATTGCTTAATGTCTTTTATATACCTGATTTTCAGCAGAATCTTATGTCTGTTAGTAAACTAATTGATCACAATGCTTGTTCTGTTGTATTCAATTCAACTAACTGTGTTTTTCCGGACCATTCAAGTAAAAATGTGATTGCTAAGGGACAAAGAGTGGCTGACCTTTATAGATTTCATGATCACAAACAGTCAGTCATCATTGATAAAATTTCAAATCTTGTCACTAAAGTACTAGAATCAAAATTACAGTCTGTAACAAATAAGTCAACTTATTCTATAGCAGCTGCTGTTTCTTTTACTTTGATGCACAATAGGTTGGGACACTTATCTGTTAATAAGTTGAAATTTGTACCTGGTATGAAATCAGTAATAAAACAAGATTTTAATTGTGATATTTGCATCCTTGCTAAGCATCATAGGTTGCCTTTCTCTGTTTGTAATAAAATAGCAGCTGCTTGA